A window of the Roseovarius carneus genome harbors these coding sequences:
- the phnL gene encoding phosphonate C-P lyase system protein PhnL: MIELKDVSKTFTLHNQGSAVIEVISKVSFAVAPGECVALTGASGAGKSTLMRMIYGNYLTQAGEIRIGGLDIVRSEPRDIIKLRRDVLGYVSQFLRVVPRVPTLDVVAEPLRALGVPADDAQDRASALLKQLNIPERLWSLSPTTFSGGEQQRVNIARGFAHSYPAMLLDEPTASLDAANREVVLSLIEDAKMRGAAIIGIFHDEAARTRVCDREIDVGRFTPGMAA, encoded by the coding sequence ATGATTGAACTAAAAGACGTCTCCAAAACCTTCACCCTGCACAATCAGGGAAGTGCCGTGATCGAGGTGATCAGCAAAGTGTCCTTCGCGGTTGCACCGGGCGAATGCGTGGCGCTCACCGGGGCCTCTGGTGCTGGTAAATCCACGCTGATGCGGATGATCTACGGCAATTACCTGACGCAAGCAGGCGAAATTCGCATTGGTGGTTTGGATATCGTGCGGTCTGAGCCGCGCGACATCATAAAATTGCGCCGTGATGTGCTAGGCTATGTTAGCCAATTCCTGCGTGTGGTGCCGCGCGTGCCAACGCTCGATGTGGTTGCAGAGCCTCTGCGCGCTTTGGGAGTACCGGCAGACGACGCGCAGGACCGAGCATCGGCGCTTCTGAAGCAGTTAAACATCCCCGAGAGGCTGTGGTCCTTATCCCCAACAACCTTCTCGGGCGGCGAGCAACAGCGCGTCAACATCGCCCGTGGTTTTGCACATAGCTACCCTGCGATGTTGCTTGATGAACCTACCGCGAGCCTCGACGCTGCGAACCGCGAGGTGGTGCTCTCTTTGATCGAAGATGCGAAAATGCGCGGCGCGGCTATCATCGGTATTTTTCATGATGAGGCGGCCCGAACCCGCGTCTGTGATCGCGAAATTGATGTCGGCCGCTTTACCCCCGGTATGGCCGCATGA
- the phnN gene encoding phosphonate metabolism protein/1,5-bisphosphokinase (PRPP-forming) PhnN, with translation MTPVSKSEGRLIAVVGPSGVGKDSVMVGLQSVMPSVHLVRRVITRAPELSGEDYDAVSESQFDALVEEGAFAVHWRAHGLHYGIPITVKYQLGKDTDCLVNFSRKALTQAAGIFPRLVVLNITAKPETLAHRLAARARETEEEISKRLAQADKPLPSGLKVINLANDGPLSQTIARGAVLLQPVSL, from the coding sequence ATGACGCCTGTCTCAAAGTCCGAGGGGCGTCTCATCGCGGTTGTCGGCCCATCGGGTGTTGGCAAGGACAGCGTGATGGTGGGCCTTCAGAGCGTCATGCCAAGTGTGCATCTTGTCCGCCGTGTCATCACACGTGCGCCCGAATTGAGCGGCGAGGATTACGATGCGGTTTCAGAATCGCAATTTGATGCCTTGGTTGAAGAGGGGGCTTTTGCTGTTCACTGGCGCGCGCATGGGCTGCATTATGGCATTCCGATCACCGTCAAATACCAACTCGGTAAGGATACCGATTGCCTTGTCAATTTCTCCCGCAAGGCTCTGACCCAAGCAGCCGGGATTTTCCCACGCCTAGTCGTTCTCAACATCACCGCGAAACCGGAAACGCTTGCGCACCGTCTCGCCGCGCGGGCGCGTGAGACGGAAGAAGAGATCAGCAAACGCCTTGCCCAGGCTGACAAGCCATTGCCGTCTGGGCTCAAGGTGATCAACCTCGCAAACGATGGTCCGCTGTCCCAGACCATCGCCCGGGGGGCGGTATTGCTTCAGCCGGTGAGTTTATAG
- a CDS encoding DUF1045 domain-containing protein — MSYSRFAIYYVPPVGAWADFGASWLGWDVLHGREAPQPDMPGLDDITMTPRKYGFHATLKPPFRLAEGQDVQALKAAVSDLAVKLAPAICEGLELTTLGGFLALTPQNDMQAVRRVAGACVRALDRFRAPALEAELARRRKVGLSPPQEALLAQWGYPYVMEEFRFHMTLTARLPQGEIAVWSAALRRHMPDLPSPFVLDQIALCGEREDGRFEVLHRYKLTG, encoded by the coding sequence ATGTCATACTCTCGATTTGCAATTTACTATGTGCCGCCGGTAGGGGCCTGGGCCGATTTCGGTGCGTCGTGGCTCGGTTGGGATGTGTTGCATGGCCGTGAGGCGCCTCAGCCGGATATGCCGGGTTTGGATGACATCACGATGACACCGCGCAAATACGGGTTCCATGCGACTTTGAAACCGCCATTTCGTCTGGCTGAAGGGCAAGACGTGCAGGCTTTGAAAGCTGCCGTATCTGACCTTGCTGTCAAACTCGCTCCCGCCATATGTGAGGGATTGGAATTGACGACTTTGGGCGGTTTTCTGGCGCTGACTCCGCAAAACGATATGCAAGCTGTGCGCCGGGTTGCTGGCGCCTGTGTGCGCGCGCTTGATCGGTTTCGCGCCCCCGCTCTCGAAGCAGAGCTCGCGCGCCGCCGCAAAGTCGGTCTGAGCCCGCCGCAGGAGGCGCTGCTCGCGCAATGGGGATATCCATATGTGATGGAAGAATTTCGGTTCCACATGACACTGACGGCGCGTCTGCCGCAGGGTGAAATTGCCGTATGGTCGGCTGCTCTGCGGCGTCATATGCCGGACCTGCCCAGCCCTTTTGTGCTGGATCAGATCGCTTTGTGCGGTGAGCGGGAAGATGGCAGGTTTGAGGTACTCCATCGCTATAAACTCACCGGCTGA
- a CDS encoding alpha-D-ribose 1-methylphosphonate 5-triphosphate diphosphatase has protein sequence MNSPFPTSSLTKACDNDVSSDLCLANAQLMLEDQVLTGAVTIEQGVICDITEGDHVPTGALDCAGDLVIPGLVELHTDNVERHIEPRPEVDWPHLPALIAHDAELASTGITTVFDAMRVGSVHNSGKDRCVEYARTLADELLAARAQGYLKISHFLHLRAEICSETLLEELAAFGPSDRIGIVSLMDHTPGQRQFRDLTALKTYVTKKRGMNDAAFAEHVETLLRLQKRFGAKHEVGAVKEARRLGAVLASHDDTTADHVATSSDNGIGFAEFPTTVEAAAACRIHGIAVMMGAPNLIRGGSHSGNVAAEDLAKADLLDIVSSDYVPSALLLSAFRLADIWNDLPRAIATVTSNPAKAVRLHDRGALKTGLRGDVLRVRKIDQIPLLRGVWSQGNKVG, from the coding sequence ATGAATTCCCCTTTTCCCACGTCCTCTTTGACAAAGGCTTGTGACAACGATGTGTCAAGCGACCTATGTCTCGCAAATGCGCAGCTTATGTTGGAAGATCAGGTACTCACTGGTGCGGTGACAATCGAACAAGGCGTCATTTGTGACATTACTGAAGGGGATCACGTCCCAACCGGTGCCTTGGATTGTGCCGGAGATCTCGTTATTCCCGGTCTTGTTGAGTTGCACACAGACAATGTCGAGCGCCATATCGAACCGCGCCCAGAGGTGGACTGGCCACATTTACCTGCCCTGATCGCGCACGATGCAGAACTGGCGTCCACTGGCATTACGACGGTGTTTGACGCCATGCGGGTAGGGTCCGTCCATAATAGTGGCAAGGACCGCTGCGTCGAATATGCCCGAACGCTGGCCGATGAACTCTTGGCAGCCCGCGCGCAAGGGTATTTAAAAATCAGTCATTTTCTTCATCTCAGAGCCGAAATCTGTTCAGAGACGCTGCTTGAAGAATTGGCGGCCTTTGGACCGTCAGACAGAATAGGTATTGTCAGCCTGATGGATCACACCCCTGGTCAGCGCCAGTTCCGTGATCTGACCGCGTTGAAAACCTATGTCACCAAGAAACGCGGTATGAACGATGCGGCGTTTGCCGAACATGTTGAGACCCTGTTGCGCCTACAAAAACGCTTCGGGGCAAAGCACGAAGTAGGTGCTGTGAAAGAGGCCCGCCGCCTCGGTGCAGTTCTGGCAAGCCATGATGATACCACAGCCGATCATGTCGCGACCTCCTCTGATAATGGCATCGGCTTTGCCGAATTCCCCACAACGGTTGAGGCCGCAGCTGCCTGTCGCATCCACGGCATTGCCGTGATGATGGGCGCACCCAACCTGATCCGCGGCGGCTCCCACTCCGGCAATGTCGCGGCAGAAGATCTCGCAAAAGCCGATCTTCTTGACATTGTCTCATCAGACTACGTGCCCTCGGCGCTGCTTTTGTCGGCGTTCCGCCTTGCAGATATCTGGAATGATCTGCCCCGCGCCATTGCCACAGTGACCAGCAACCCCGCAAAGGCCGTGCGGTTGCATGATCGTGGTGCTTTGAAAACAGGTTTACGCGGTGATGTTTTGCGTGTGCGCAAAATCGACCAAATACCTCTACTCCGCGGCGTCTGGAGCCAAGGTAACAAAGTTGGTTAA
- a CDS encoding phosphate/phosphite/phosphonate ABC transporter substrate-binding protein: MKLKSLLLGISLAAVSAFAATAETWKLAVTDVEGMERLQLEWGPFKEALEAATGDTFEFYAVNSRTAAAEALRGEAVDFVVSGPAEYVVINKITNATPLIGLGRPDYYCALIVRADSGINVPADLVGKSVAFGDIGSTSNMLCPMQVLADHGIDPVNDIERTHTSRNIAFEALNNGDIDALGMNAGTFIGVRNGQTELPYGFYKVIARSGDLPNDMIMAGAHVPTEAAEAMRDAILGSKAQVIAGITAHEENDKYVGMDLVAIEDSAYDYVRSMYSNAGYPQFDNFIGD, encoded by the coding sequence ATGAAACTGAAATCTCTTTTGTTGGGTATAAGCCTTGCGGCTGTGTCTGCGTTTGCAGCGACAGCAGAAACCTGGAAGCTTGCTGTCACAGATGTTGAAGGTATGGAGCGCCTGCAACTGGAATGGGGTCCGTTCAAGGAGGCGCTCGAAGCGGCCACCGGCGACACATTCGAATTCTATGCAGTAAATTCGCGCACGGCTGCAGCTGAGGCGCTGCGCGGTGAGGCCGTGGATTTCGTGGTCTCTGGGCCCGCAGAATATGTGGTTATCAACAAGATCACCAACGCCACGCCATTGATCGGCCTTGGTCGCCCAGATTATTACTGTGCCCTTATTGTGCGTGCTGACAGCGGCATCAACGTGCCAGCTGATCTGGTCGGCAAGTCGGTCGCCTTTGGCGATATCGGTTCGACCTCAAACATGCTTTGCCCCATGCAGGTACTTGCTGATCACGGTATCGATCCGGTCAATGACATTGAGAGAACCCACACCTCACGAAACATCGCCTTTGAGGCGTTGAACAACGGCGATATTGACGCACTCGGCATGAATGCAGGTACTTTCATCGGCGTCCGCAATGGCCAAACGGAGCTGCCTTACGGTTTTTATAAAGTGATTGCGCGCTCGGGCGACTTGCCCAATGACATGATCATGGCGGGTGCACATGTGCCAACCGAGGCTGCCGAAGCCATGCGCGACGCAATCCTTGGGAGCAAGGCGCAGGTCATCGCAGGCATTACGGCCCACGAAGAAAACGACAAATATGTCGGCATGGACCTCGTTGCGATTGAAGACAGCGCTTATGACTACGTCCGTTCGATGTACTCGAATGCGGGATACCCTCAGTTCGACAATTTCATCGGTGACTGA
- a CDS encoding phosphonate ABC transporter ATP-binding protein yields the protein MTDLLLKCQAAPDVLTEQAGAAFAPVSPVEIEARAISKTFGATPIFSDVSFRLARGEATALVGANGTGKSTMLRCLMGLISTSGGSVHLLGQQTNEVAGREMRNIRAQVGLVSQKHNLVPRLSVLSNVLHGLLGKHPGIRHWSHSLAPQPSRKTAMQALERVGLADFAHRRADRLSGGQSQRVAIARAIVGAPKVLFADEPCASLDPSAGEDVMELFFRLVRDENVTVVFTSHNIEHALKYGDRVLGLAQGRIQLDATTASLSSSDLRGLYD from the coding sequence GTGACTGATCTTTTGCTGAAATGTCAGGCGGCGCCGGATGTGCTGACTGAGCAAGCCGGGGCGGCCTTCGCCCCGGTTTCGCCTGTTGAAATCGAAGCCCGCGCCATTTCCAAAACCTTTGGGGCAACGCCGATCTTTTCTGACGTGAGTTTCCGCCTCGCCCGCGGAGAGGCAACAGCACTTGTTGGTGCCAACGGCACCGGGAAATCGACCATGCTGCGCTGTCTGATGGGGTTGATCTCAACCTCAGGTGGCAGCGTGCATTTGCTGGGACAGCAGACAAATGAAGTAGCCGGGCGAGAAATGCGCAACATTCGCGCACAGGTAGGGCTGGTCTCTCAGAAGCACAATCTGGTGCCCCGATTGTCTGTGCTTTCGAATGTATTGCACGGCCTTCTAGGCAAGCATCCCGGCATACGCCATTGGAGCCATTCGCTAGCCCCCCAGCCCTCTCGGAAAACTGCCATGCAGGCGTTGGAACGCGTTGGCCTTGCTGATTTCGCGCACCGGCGCGCGGATCGGCTGTCTGGCGGGCAATCGCAACGCGTGGCCATTGCCCGCGCCATCGTCGGCGCGCCCAAGGTTCTCTTTGCGGATGAGCCTTGCGCGTCACTTGATCCAAGTGCAGGCGAAGACGTGATGGAGCTGTTTTTCCGGCTTGTCCGCGACGAGAACGTCACGGTCGTCTTTACCTCACACAACATTGAACATGCATTGAAATACGGCGACCGCGTGCTTGGCCTTGCGCAGGGGCGCATTCAGCTTGATGCGACAACAGCCTCACTGAGTTCCTCCGATCTGAGAGGTCTTTATGACTGA
- the phnE gene encoding phosphonate ABC transporter, permease protein PhnE: protein MTDTAPSRNERTRFELARFERPSAISFLGYALGLVIIFWCLAGAGFSLEKVASSPPRFADFAARAFPPNLDPQVLSRLGWKMVETLQIAVAGAVIGVIISVPVALLAAKGLIAGPWVNQIVRTGLSFIRAVPDIAWALVFVVAVGLGPFAGMLAIVIDTIGFCGRFFADDMEATDKGPAESLTATGARKLDVVACATIPGSLPAFISTSLFALEKAVRSSTILGLVGAGGIGIELKVGFDLFDYPTAMTVILMIAVVVIGIELVSGWARARIIGEQR from the coding sequence ATGACTGATACCGCGCCCTCCCGGAATGAACGGACCCGATTTGAACTGGCGCGGTTTGAGCGACCCTCTGCCATTAGTTTTCTGGGCTATGCGCTCGGACTTGTCATTATCTTCTGGTGCCTCGCCGGTGCCGGATTCTCGCTTGAAAAAGTAGCCAGTTCCCCGCCCCGCTTTGCCGATTTCGCCGCGCGGGCCTTCCCGCCGAACCTTGACCCACAAGTGCTTTCGCGGCTGGGCTGGAAAATGGTCGAGACACTGCAAATCGCTGTTGCTGGTGCCGTGATCGGGGTAATCATATCTGTTCCTGTCGCCCTCTTGGCCGCAAAGGGGCTGATCGCCGGCCCATGGGTCAATCAAATTGTCCGGACCGGGCTAAGTTTCATCCGTGCTGTGCCGGACATCGCCTGGGCACTGGTTTTCGTTGTGGCCGTAGGACTTGGTCCCTTTGCGGGCATGCTGGCCATCGTGATTGACACAATCGGTTTTTGCGGACGCTTTTTCGCCGACGACATGGAAGCAACCGACAAAGGCCCCGCCGAAAGCCTAACAGCCACTGGTGCGCGGAAACTCGATGTTGTGGCCTGTGCCACGATCCCCGGCAGCCTGCCTGCTTTCATTTCCACCTCTCTCTTTGCTTTGGAGAAAGCCGTCCGGTCGTCGACTATCCTTGGTCTTGTTGGTGCGGGTGGGATCGGGATCGAGCTTAAAGTTGGTTTTGACCTTTTCGATTACCCCACAGCGATGACCGTGATCTTGATGATCGCAGTTGTTGTGATCGGGATCGAGCTCGTCAGCGGCTGGGCCCGCGCCCGAATTATTGGAGAGCAGCGTTGA
- a CDS encoding alpha-D-ribose 1-methylphosphonate 5-triphosphate diphosphatase: protein MITFEGAQVYLPGEITQTNVSISNGKIVELGGPAQGEVIDARGLILAPALIDVHGDAFERQLMPRVGVFFPTETALIDTDRQLATNGIATAYHAITLGWEPGLRDVARGRELMQAMRDLAARLTVENRVQLRWETFAFEALDVIEWALAGPLLPSVAFNDHTSMTMRAYDVPIQDRAFELSPDFSIASLYDARMKKRTASKAHRAGLSEEDYIALLGQIWDRRTEVPGAIAKVARMARDAGAPMLSHDDTRAETRAYFRTLGAGVAEFPMVMEAAKAARAGGDPIIFGAPNAARGGSHIGSLGAGDMVEAGLCDALASDYFYPAMLAAIAKLDAERRADRLVLWSLVSSGPARAMGLPDRGDITVGKRADLVLVDWPDGSVPAIQGTWVAGRCAYRGMPAG from the coding sequence ATGATTACCTTTGAAGGCGCACAGGTTTACCTGCCCGGCGAGATCACCCAAACGAATGTTTCCATCAGCAATGGCAAGATTGTCGAATTAGGGGGCCCTGCGCAAGGCGAGGTGATCGACGCACGTGGATTAATATTGGCGCCTGCCCTGATCGACGTACATGGCGATGCGTTCGAACGCCAGCTGATGCCCCGTGTAGGAGTTTTCTTCCCAACCGAAACGGCGCTCATCGACACTGACCGCCAACTTGCAACCAACGGGATCGCCACCGCTTATCACGCCATCACGCTGGGATGGGAGCCGGGGTTGCGCGATGTGGCACGCGGCCGCGAACTCATGCAAGCCATGCGCGATCTGGCCGCGCGGCTGACCGTGGAAAACCGCGTGCAGCTTCGGTGGGAGACCTTCGCATTCGAGGCTTTGGACGTGATCGAATGGGCGCTTGCGGGGCCGCTATTGCCTTCCGTAGCCTTCAATGACCACACGTCTATGACCATGCGGGCCTATGACGTGCCAATCCAGGATCGCGCTTTTGAGCTGTCGCCTGATTTTTCAATAGCGTCGCTATACGACGCGCGGATGAAAAAGCGCACTGCCTCCAAAGCCCATCGCGCAGGGCTGAGCGAGGAAGACTATATCGCACTCCTAGGCCAGATCTGGGATCGGCGCACCGAGGTGCCGGGTGCTATTGCAAAGGTTGCCCGGATGGCGCGGGATGCCGGTGCGCCGATGCTCAGCCATGATGATACACGTGCCGAAACCCGTGCCTATTTCCGCACTCTCGGGGCGGGGGTTGCCGAATTTCCCATGGTGATGGAAGCGGCAAAAGCAGCCCGTGCGGGCGGTGATCCGATCATCTTTGGTGCGCCCAATGCCGCCCGTGGAGGGAGCCATATCGGTTCGCTTGGTGCGGGTGATATGGTGGAGGCCGGTCTGTGCGATGCGCTCGCTTCGGATTATTTCTACCCCGCCATGCTTGCCGCAATTGCCAAACTTGACGCGGAGCGCCGCGCGGATCGGCTTGTGCTTTGGTCGCTCGTCTCATCTGGCCCCGCAAGGGCAATGGGTTTGCCCGACCGGGGCGACATCACTGTTGGCAAGCGCGCGGACCTTGTTTTGGTGGATTGGCCCGACGGCTCCGTCCCAGCCATTCAGGGAACATGGGTTGCGGGCCGTTGCGCCTATCGTGGTATGCCCGCTGGATGA
- a CDS encoding MFS transporter — MNLPRLNRDYLPAIGLGITQIMGYGTLMYAYAVLLPEMVKDLGLTLSEVFGILSLGLLFGGLVSPIAGKLVDRFGGRWVMTLGSVVASLALMAMSQIEGRIGLFVLILMAEGAGMFVLYNVAFASVARLDLGVLPQRSISVITLFGGVASTIFWPLTLALFNRYGWETTWVILGFSALLICTPIHFFVLRGPERAADAPKPENSPDWPELTGRLRKQAMLWMVFSFIFSGYLMGAIMTLWVTNVQDLGHTAAMAAFAGAVIGPFKTVGRFFEMLVSRSMYPLVTYALSLGLMFSGFVVLLIFGFTFTGLLLAAALYGMGDGIKTIARGTLPLALFGAKGYGARLGWISFVQMGINASAPFAFAWTTQTYGGWWSFAVMALCLCCAIATYMFIPDPRTHRHDPAQNRRLPENI, encoded by the coding sequence ATGAACCTGCCAAGACTGAACCGCGATTATTTGCCTGCCATTGGACTGGGGATAACCCAGATCATGGGCTACGGCACCCTGATGTACGCCTATGCCGTGCTCCTGCCAGAAATGGTCAAGGATCTTGGACTGACCCTGTCAGAGGTTTTCGGCATTCTGTCGCTGGGCCTTTTGTTTGGCGGCCTGGTCTCACCCATTGCCGGAAAACTGGTGGACCGTTTCGGCGGACGGTGGGTGATGACGCTGGGCTCTGTCGTGGCCAGCCTTGCGTTGATGGCGATGAGCCAAATTGAAGGGCGGATCGGGTTGTTTGTACTGATCCTGATGGCCGAAGGCGCGGGTATGTTCGTGCTGTATAATGTGGCCTTTGCCAGTGTGGCGCGACTGGATCTAGGCGTTCTGCCGCAACGCTCGATTTCGGTCATCACACTGTTTGGCGGGGTTGCCTCGACTATTTTCTGGCCGCTGACTCTTGCGCTGTTTAACCGGTACGGCTGGGAAACAACATGGGTGATCCTCGGCTTCAGTGCCTTACTGATCTGCACACCGATCCACTTCTTTGTCTTGCGCGGGCCTGAACGCGCCGCTGATGCACCCAAGCCTGAAAATTCGCCAGACTGGCCCGAACTGACCGGGCGCCTGCGCAAACAGGCAATGCTGTGGATGGTCTTTTCTTTCATTTTTTCTGGCTACCTGATGGGCGCTATTATGACACTTTGGGTGACCAATGTTCAGGACCTAGGACATACAGCGGCAATGGCAGCCTTCGCCGGTGCCGTCATCGGCCCGTTCAAAACGGTGGGCCGGTTTTTTGAGATGTTGGTCAGTCGCAGCATGTACCCGTTAGTGACCTATGCGCTTAGCCTTGGCCTGATGTTTTCTGGCTTTGTCGTCCTGTTGATTTTCGGATTTACGTTCACTGGACTTCTGCTTGCGGCGGCACTTTACGGAATGGGCGACGGGATCAAAACTATTGCGCGCGGGACACTGCCTTTGGCGCTATTTGGTGCCAAAGGTTACGGCGCACGACTTGGGTGGATCTCCTTTGTACAAATGGGGATCAACGCCTCCGCCCCTTTTGCTTTTGCATGGACCACGCAAACCTACGGCGGCTGGTGGTCTTTTGCTGTAATGGCCCTGTGTCTTTGCTGTGCGATTGCTACCTACATGTTTATTCCCGACCCAAGGACCCACAGACATGACCCCGCTCAAAATAGGCGCCTGCCTGAAAACATCTGA
- a CDS encoding sugar phosphate isomerase/epimerase, with the protein MTPLKIGACLKTSESADHRDWLFDAARDIELQDFMSHAALTTGFDDRIAAAKTALDGHTGRLGIHGPFEGLDIDNKDAELRPIITARYLKALEAGDRIGARQMVLHSPYTAWYQHNIFNFPGYAESKLGRIH; encoded by the coding sequence ATGACCCCGCTCAAAATAGGCGCCTGCCTGAAAACATCTGAGAGTGCCGACCACCGCGATTGGCTGTTTGATGCCGCCCGCGATATCGAACTACAGGATTTCATGTCCCATGCTGCGCTGACCACCGGATTCGACGATCGCATTGCCGCCGCCAAGACGGCCCTTGATGGGCATACTGGACGCCTTGGCATTCATGGGCCTTTTGAAGGTCTGGATATCGATAACAAAGACGCGGAACTGCGCCCGATCATTACTGCACGGTACCTGAAAGCGCTGGAGGCTGGAGACCGGATCGGCGCACGCCAGATGGTGCTGCATTCGCCATACACAGCTTGGTATCAGCACAACATTTTCAACTTTCCGGGCTATGCCGAAAGCAAGCTTGGCCGCATCCATTAA